The DNA sequence GATAGGCGCCCGTGCCGACGGGCCGCCGGGCCAGCTCCTTGACGCCTTCGTCCGTGGTAAGACGCGCGGGCAGGATCTGCGAGCCCATCTGGGCCATCCGGACCGGGATGAGCGGGTCTGCTTTCTTGGTGATGATGCGAATCACGGTCGGGCTCGCGATCTGGACGGCCTCGATGGTGGTGAAGCCCGGCGTGACCACGGTCTTGCCGGGCACCAGGTTGCGCTCGAGGGTGGCCTTCACGTCTTCGGTGGTGAGGGGCGCCCCATCGTGGAACCTCACCCCGGGCCTCAGCGTGAACTCCCACGTCGTCTCGCTGACGTTCTTCCACGAGGTGGCGAGCCCCGGCTGGAGCTGGAGGGCCGTGTCCCAGCGGGTCAGAGTGTCGTAGAGATTGACGAAGTAGTTGACGGTGAGGACCTGGGTCGATCGGCCAGGGTCCATGGTCGTCGCCTCGGCCGGCTGGGAGATCACGATCTGCGTGGACTGAGCATACGCCGTCGAGGCGGCCAGCAGCAGCGCGAGCATGCAGGCGAAGATCTTCATTGGTCTCCTCCGCGGGGAGTCTACAGCCCTACCAACTCCCGGGCAATGACGGTCTCCGTGTGCCCCCCCCTGCCCTCTCCCCCGACGCGGGGGAGAGGGCCGCTCTTCGAGCTAAGACGCTCGCCTCGAGCGGCGAGGCGAGGGCTGAGTGAATGAGGGGAGCATCCCGCCTAGAAGACGATGAGACCTCGCCCGAGTTCCCCGGCCGCCAGCGCTCGGAAGGCCTCATTGGCTTCCTCGAGACCGTAGCGCTTGGTGATGAGCTCGTCGATCTTGAGCTTGCCCGCCTGATAGAGCGCGACCAGCCGCGGCAGGTCCTCGCGCGTGCGCGCGCCGCCATAGCTGGAGCCGACGATGGCACGCTCACCCGTCACGAGCGGACGGACGTCCAGCGGGAAGGTCTGCCCGGTGGGCGGCACGCCGATCACCACGCAGGTGCCTCCCGGCGCCAAGGCGTCGGCGGCCTGGCCGACGGCACGCGCGTCGCCCACGGCCACGAAGGTGAAGTCGGCCCCGCGCCCGGTGATCCGCCGGATGGCGGCGGCGGGCTCTTCCTTCGAGGCATCCACGGCATGCGTGGCCCCGAGCGCCCGCGCATGCTCGAGCCGCGCCGGCTTGACGTCGACGGCGATGATGGGATGCGCGGCGACCATGGCGCCGCCCTGGACGACATTGAGCCCGACCCCGCCCGTGCCGAAGACGGCCATGGCGGCGCCCGCGGGCACGCGCGCGGAATTGAGGACAGCGCCCACACCGGTCATGACCGAGCAGCCGACGAGGGCGGCGCGGTCGAGGGGCATGGCGGGGTCGATGCGGATCGCCGAGGACTCGTGGACGACCGTGCGGGAGGCATACGTCGCCACGTGGCCATAGTGATAAACGGGCTTCCCGCCGAGCGACATCCGCGTGGTGCCGTCGGGCAGAAGTCCCCGGCCCGGCAGCCGCTTCTCGCAGAGGTTGGGGCGGCCGATCACGCAGTAGTGGCAACGGCCGCAGGTCGGCGCCCACGAGAGGATGACGTGATCCCCGGCCTGGAGATCGCGCACGCCCGCGCCGACGCTCTCCACGGTGCCCGCGCCCTCGTCGCCCAGCACGATGGGCACCGGCACACCCTGCCAGCTGCCGTCGGCGGCGTGGAGACAGCTGTGGCAAACGCCGCTGGCCGCCATCCGCACGAGC is a window from the Candidatus Methylomirabilota bacterium genome containing:
- a CDS encoding Zn-dependent alcohol dehydrogenase — protein: MKASVLFEQGAPLRVEELDLEGPREGEVLVRMAASGVCHSCLHAADGSWQGVPVPIVLGDEGAGTVESVGAGVRDLQAGDHVILSWAPTCGRCHYCVIGRPNLCEKRLPGRGLLPDGTTRMSLGGKPVYHYGHVATYASRTVVHESSAIRIDPAMPLDRAALVGCSVMTGVGAVLNSARVPAGAAMAVFGTGGVGLNVVQGGAMVAAHPIIAVDVKPARLEHARALGATHAVDASKEEPAAAIRRITGRGADFTFVAVGDARAVGQAADALAPGGTCVVIGVPPTGQTFPLDVRPLVTGERAIVGSSYGGARTREDLPRLVALYQAGKLKIDELITKRYGLEEANEAFRALAAGELGRGLIVF